Proteins encoded in a region of the Solanum dulcamara chromosome 9, daSolDulc1.2, whole genome shotgun sequence genome:
- the LOC129903532 gene encoding uncharacterized protein LOC129903532, translating into MARALLLMQNKLSSLSQVGFATGTLFLCVLALFMCASHSRKWKRKWRACYGYGDQHDPVIQLNHEEIDQNYQFGGVDPSTCSGEVSLWKKNIIMGGKCQLPEFSGVIIYDTAGNLVNPQTPRPLALTWKE; encoded by the coding sequence ATGGCTCGTGCATTACTACTCATGCAAAACAAGTTGTCTAGTCTATCTCAAGTAGGTTTTGCCACAGGAACGTTGTTCCTGTGTGTGCTGGCGCTCTTTATGTGCGCCAGCCATTCAAGGAAATGGAAGCGCAAGTGGAGAGCCTGTTATGGCTATGGTGATCAACATGACCCTGTTATTCAACTCAATCATGAAGAGATTGATCAGAATTACCAATTTGGAGGTGTTGATCCAAGCACATGTAGTGGTGAAGTCTCATTATGGAAGAAGAATATAATCATGGGAGGAAAATGCCAACTTCCTGAATTTTCTGGTGTCATAATATATGATACTGCTGGGAATTTAGTTAATCCCCAAACTCCAAGACCTCTTGCTCTTACATGGAAAGAATAG
- the LOC129904504 gene encoding embryogenesis-like protein, which yields MHRRSSISLCKSLLRHPFEKSTIPKSYFSLRTLTSLSNSSLNLTKTRHFLGPTSSNSSNQLVNFQNIRRYSVDSDREVDKINLKFAEAREEIESAMESKETVYFNEEAECARAAVKEVLDLYQGLLGKLSESEKGVIQRSMGLKIEQLKAELEQLNE from the coding sequence ATGCATCGACGTTCATCAATCTCTCTCTGTAAATCGCTTCTCAGACACCCTTTTGAGAAATCAACAATACCCAAATCTTATTTTTCCTTAAGAACTCTTACATCTCTCTCAAATTCATCCTTAAACCTCACGAAGACCCGACATTTTCTTGGTCCAACGAGTTCAAATTCATCAAACCAGCTCGTAAATTTCCAGAATATAAGGCGATATAGTGTTGACAGTGACAGAGAAGTTGATAAAATCAACCTCAAGTTTGCAGAGGCAAGAGAGGAGATAGAATCAGCCATGGAATCTAAAGAAACTGTGTATTTTAATGAAGAAGCTGAATGTGCTCGTGCTGCTGTTAAGGAAGTTCTTGATTTGTATCAAGGGTTGTTGGGGAAGCTTTCAGAGAGTGAAAAGGGGGTGATTCAAAGGTCTATGGGGCTTAAGATTGAGCAATTGAAGGCTGAGCTTGAGcaattgaatgaatga